The Citrifermentans bemidjiense Bem genome window below encodes:
- a CDS encoding response regulator, with protein sequence MEETKIKLEKGVRMIECDERELWILGLGDRVERGAVVCSYLAEGGHRARTAKVSELANCTPKAVLLDLSPWSDDGWGVLLALKENPETREIPILPMYLSEIGQVGAVFPVAGFFTLPIDQKYLAKKLKQFGLTDESDDYDLQVMMVTRKGEEDVQHAITKLGFEVVNAYTGKEAVALGTIVHPYMIFCALMLPDQASFELLERFRLYPQTRNIPFFVLLKGAMKEGERMAMSRSIEHLVRKSWLSRQEFLAYFKRGKE encoded by the coding sequence ATGGAAGAGACAAAAATCAAACTGGAAAAGGGAGTGCGGATGATTGAATGTGATGAGCGCGAACTCTGGATCCTTGGGCTCGGGGACAGGGTCGAGAGGGGGGCCGTCGTGTGCAGTTACCTGGCCGAGGGAGGGCACCGCGCCAGGACGGCGAAGGTTTCCGAACTGGCCAACTGCACTCCGAAGGCGGTTCTGCTGGATCTTTCCCCGTGGTCGGACGACGGGTGGGGTGTGCTCCTTGCCCTGAAGGAAAACCCCGAGACGCGGGAGATCCCGATCCTCCCCATGTACCTCTCGGAGATAGGGCAGGTGGGGGCCGTGTTCCCGGTAGCCGGTTTCTTCACCCTCCCGATCGACCAGAAGTACCTGGCCAAGAAGCTCAAGCAGTTCGGTCTCACCGACGAGTCGGACGATTACGATCTTCAGGTGATGATGGTGACCCGCAAGGGGGAGGAGGATGTCCAACACGCTATAACAAAACTCGGTTTCGAGGTCGTCAACGCCTACACCGGCAAGGAGGCGGTGGCGCTGGGGACCATCGTGCACCCTTACATGATTTTCTGCGCGCTCATGCTTCCGGACCAGGCTTCCTTCGAGCTCCTGGAGCGCTTCCGCCTCTACCCGCAGACCCGCAACATCCCCTTCTTCGTGCTCTTGAAGGGGGCGATGAAGGAAGGAGAGCGGATGGCGATGAGCCGCAGCATTGAACATCTGGTGCGCAAGAGCTGGCTCAGCCGTCAGGAGTTCCTCGCCTACTTCAAGAGGGGCAAGGAATAA
- a CDS encoding FAD-binding and (Fe-S)-binding domain-containing protein yields the protein MPQPEENEIFVATQLNPGALEADLRYALDAEVRFDAGSRALYATDASNYRQIPIGVVLPRTTEAVIKTLEICHRHGAPVVSRGGGTGLCGQTCNVAVVIDHSKYLNRILELDPEKGFAWVEPGVILDQLREQAENYHLTFGPDPATHTHNTLGGMIGNNSCGVHSVMAGRTVDNILELDVITYDGVRITVGETTDLELEEIIAQGGRRGEIYAGLKSIRDRQAKRIRERYPKIPRRVSGYNLDELLPENGFNVAHALVGTEGTCVTILAAKVRLVHSPPARSILLLGYPDVYSAGDHVPEILKFEPVGLEGLDDLLVKFMQKKKLHPEDIELLPPGKGWLLVEFGGETEEESDQKAKDAMEALKKLKDPPSMKLFIDEKEEKRIWEVRESGLGATANVPGFPLSWPGWEDAAVAPDKIGGYLREFRKLLDRHGLNASLYGHFGDGCIHCRISFDLFSAEGVANFTSFLDHASDLVVSYGGSFSAEHGDGQSKALYLRKMYGDELIEAFRQFKGLWDPQWKMNPGKVVDPYHPDQNLRLGVTYDPWQPETRFRFPTDETSFARATLRCVGVGECRRTHNAFMCPSFQATREEQHTTRGRAHLLFEMFRRDFIKDGWRSVEVRDALELCLSCKGCKGECPVNVDMAAYKAEFLHHHYHNRLRPRPAYSMGLFGIWGRLGAGMPRLANLVSHATLLSGVVKWIGGIASQRSMPTFAPESFTSAYRRQEKQPEQKGKEVVLYPDIFNDCFYPEILHAACEVLERFGYQVIVPDQNPPAVRPPMDYGMLDYAMKRMEEVIDQLSPYVRRGIPVVILEPSTAAVFRDELPELLPEHQDGKRLTAHTFLMSEFVLREGLTPPNLPGKVLLQAHCHEKSVLSLHAKAAHELLAKMGLSVEEPEKGCCGMAGSFGFESGKYEVSMKIAEANLLPAVREAGAETYIVADGFSCRTQIQQGAGKRALHTAELLHLAFTRTLLPPPAK from the coding sequence ATGCCCCAACCTGAGGAGAACGAGATATTCGTCGCGACCCAACTGAATCCGGGAGCGCTGGAGGCCGATCTCAGGTACGCGCTGGACGCCGAGGTCCGCTTCGACGCGGGAAGCCGCGCCCTCTACGCGACCGACGCCTCCAACTACCGCCAGATCCCCATCGGGGTGGTGCTTCCCAGAACCACCGAGGCGGTGATCAAGACCCTGGAGATCTGCCATCGCCACGGCGCCCCCGTGGTTTCCCGCGGCGGCGGCACGGGGCTCTGTGGCCAGACCTGCAACGTGGCCGTCGTCATCGACCACTCGAAATACCTGAACCGGATACTGGAACTCGACCCAGAGAAGGGGTTCGCCTGGGTGGAACCCGGGGTGATCCTGGACCAGCTCAGGGAGCAGGCGGAGAATTACCATCTCACCTTCGGGCCCGACCCCGCCACGCACACCCACAACACCCTGGGTGGCATGATCGGCAACAATTCCTGCGGCGTCCATTCGGTCATGGCGGGGCGCACGGTAGACAACATCCTGGAACTGGACGTAATCACCTACGACGGGGTCCGAATAACGGTGGGAGAGACGACGGACCTGGAACTCGAGGAGATCATCGCCCAGGGGGGACGACGCGGGGAGATCTACGCCGGTCTCAAATCGATACGGGACCGGCAGGCTAAGAGGATACGGGAGAGGTATCCGAAGATCCCGCGCCGGGTTTCGGGCTACAACCTGGACGAGCTGCTCCCGGAGAACGGCTTCAACGTGGCGCACGCCCTGGTCGGGACCGAAGGGACCTGCGTCACCATCTTGGCGGCGAAGGTGCGCCTGGTGCACAGCCCCCCCGCCCGCTCCATCCTCTTGCTGGGCTACCCCGACGTCTACTCAGCAGGCGACCACGTGCCTGAGATCCTGAAGTTCGAGCCGGTGGGCCTGGAAGGGCTGGACGATCTCCTGGTGAAATTCATGCAGAAAAAGAAGCTGCACCCGGAGGACATCGAGCTGCTGCCGCCGGGAAAAGGGTGGCTCCTGGTGGAATTCGGAGGCGAGACGGAGGAGGAGTCGGACCAGAAGGCGAAAGACGCCATGGAGGCGCTGAAGAAGCTGAAAGACCCTCCCAGCATGAAGCTGTTTATCGACGAGAAGGAAGAGAAGAGGATCTGGGAAGTCAGGGAGTCGGGTCTTGGCGCGACTGCGAACGTCCCCGGATTCCCCCTTAGCTGGCCCGGGTGGGAGGACGCGGCGGTGGCCCCGGACAAGATCGGCGGCTACTTGCGCGAGTTCCGCAAGCTTCTCGACCGGCACGGGCTGAACGCTTCCCTCTACGGCCACTTCGGCGACGGCTGCATCCACTGCCGCATCTCCTTCGACCTCTTCTCCGCGGAAGGTGTGGCCAACTTCACCTCTTTCCTCGACCATGCCTCCGACCTCGTGGTCAGCTACGGCGGCTCCTTTTCCGCCGAGCATGGGGACGGTCAATCCAAGGCGCTCTATCTGCGCAAGATGTACGGCGACGAATTGATCGAGGCCTTCCGGCAGTTCAAGGGTCTGTGGGATCCGCAGTGGAAGATGAACCCGGGAAAGGTGGTGGACCCGTACCACCCGGACCAGAACCTGAGGCTCGGGGTGACTTACGACCCCTGGCAGCCGGAGACCCGCTTCCGCTTTCCCACAGACGAGACCAGTTTCGCCAGGGCGACCTTGCGTTGCGTCGGAGTAGGGGAGTGCCGCCGGACCCACAACGCCTTCATGTGCCCGAGTTTCCAGGCGACCAGGGAGGAACAGCACACGACCCGCGGTAGGGCGCACCTTCTCTTCGAGATGTTCCGGCGCGATTTCATCAAGGACGGCTGGCGAAGCGTAGAGGTGCGCGATGCGCTGGAACTATGCCTCTCCTGCAAGGGCTGCAAGGGGGAGTGCCCGGTCAACGTCGACATGGCCGCCTACAAGGCGGAATTTCTCCACCATCACTACCACAACCGCCTGCGTCCCCGCCCCGCGTATTCCATGGGGCTCTTCGGCATCTGGGGGCGGCTCGGCGCCGGCATGCCGCGGCTTGCCAACCTGGTGAGCCACGCCACGCTGCTGTCGGGGGTGGTGAAATGGATCGGCGGCATCGCCTCCCAGCGGAGCATGCCCACCTTCGCTCCCGAGAGCTTCACCTCGGCCTACCGGCGCCAAGAGAAGCAGCCTGAGCAAAAGGGGAAGGAGGTGGTCCTCTACCCAGACATCTTCAACGACTGCTTCTACCCCGAGATACTCCACGCCGCCTGCGAGGTGCTGGAGCGTTTCGGCTACCAGGTGATCGTACCCGACCAAAATCCGCCGGCGGTGCGCCCCCCCATGGATTACGGGATGCTCGACTACGCCATGAAGCGTATGGAAGAGGTGATCGACCAGTTGAGCCCGTACGTGCGTAGGGGGATTCCGGTGGTGATTCTGGAGCCGAGCACGGCGGCGGTCTTTCGCGACGAGCTTCCGGAACTGCTGCCGGAACACCAGGACGGAAAGCGGCTGACAGCGCACACCTTCCTCATGAGCGAGTTCGTGCTGCGCGAAGGGCTGACGCCGCCGAACCTCCCCGGCAAGGTGCTGCTGCAGGCGCACTGCCACGAGAAATCGGTGTTGAGCCTGCACGCGAAGGCTGCGCACGAGCTATTGGCGAAGATGGGGCTTTCCGTCGAAGAGCCGGAAAAGGGATGCTGCGGCATGGCGGGATCGTTCGGTTTCGAGAGCGGGAAGTACGAGGTCTCAATGAAGATAGCCGAGGCCAACCTGCTGCCGGCGGTGAGGGAGGCGGGGGCGGAAACCTACATCGTCGCCGAC
- a CDS encoding DUF362 domain-containing protein, with amino-acid sequence MSSKVFFADMRAGARENLFAKIGRLMKEAGVEDAVAPGDLVAVKVHFGERGNHTFVRPIFVRRVVDEIKGCQGKPFLTDSSTLYPGERKEAVSALTCAIENGFAYAVVGAPLIMLDGIKGHNAKDVQVDGEILKTVNIGAEILEADSLVAVSHFKCHELTGFGGTLKNLGMGCSSRTGKMQQHSTVAPKVGERFCNGCEACLKSCAHAAIAIIEGKAQIDPAACVGCSRCITACQRKAINIQWNESASLVMRKMAEYAKGALHGKKGKTLFLNFITQVSPACDCYGHADAPIVNDIGICASADPVALDQACADLVNNARGNQDTALASGHEPGGDKFRGVHPEIDWEVQLEHAEKIGMGSRKYELVKI; translated from the coding sequence ATGAGCAGCAAGGTGTTTTTCGCCGATATGCGGGCAGGGGCGCGCGAGAATTTGTTCGCGAAGATCGGTCGTCTCATGAAGGAAGCGGGAGTCGAGGACGCCGTGGCGCCGGGGGACCTGGTCGCCGTCAAGGTCCATTTCGGCGAAAGGGGGAACCACACCTTCGTGCGCCCCATCTTCGTGCGCCGCGTGGTGGACGAGATCAAGGGTTGCCAGGGGAAGCCGTTTCTCACCGACTCCTCCACGCTCTATCCCGGCGAGCGCAAGGAGGCGGTTTCGGCCTTGACTTGTGCCATCGAGAACGGCTTCGCCTACGCCGTAGTGGGCGCGCCGCTCATCATGCTGGACGGCATCAAGGGGCATAACGCGAAAGACGTCCAGGTGGACGGCGAGATACTGAAGACGGTGAATATCGGCGCCGAGATCCTCGAAGCGGATTCGCTTGTCGCCGTCTCCCACTTCAAGTGCCACGAGCTGACCGGCTTCGGGGGAACGCTGAAGAACCTCGGCATGGGCTGTTCCAGCCGCACCGGCAAGATGCAGCAGCACTCGACCGTGGCGCCCAAGGTGGGGGAGCGGTTTTGCAACGGCTGCGAGGCCTGCCTGAAGTCGTGCGCCCACGCCGCCATCGCCATCATCGAGGGAAAGGCCCAGATCGATCCGGCGGCCTGCGTCGGCTGCAGCCGCTGCATTACCGCCTGCCAGAGAAAAGCGATCAACATCCAGTGGAACGAAAGCGCCTCGCTCGTGATGCGCAAGATGGCGGAGTACGCCAAAGGGGCGCTGCACGGCAAGAAGGGTAAGACCCTGTTCCTCAACTTCATCACCCAGGTCTCCCCCGCCTGCGATTGCTACGGCCACGCCGACGCCCCCATCGTCAACGACATCGGGATCTGCGCCTCCGCAGACCCGGTAGCGCTGGACCAGGCCTGTGCCGACCTGGTCAACAATGCGCGGGGCAACCAGGACACCGCACTTGCCAGCGGGCACGAGCCCGGCGGCGACAAGTTCCGCGGCGTCCACCCCGAGATAGATTGGGAAGTGCAATTGGAGCACGCCGAGAAGATCGGCATGGGAAGCAGGAAGTACGAGTTGGTGAAGATCTAA
- a CDS encoding thiamine pyrophosphate-requiring protein, protein MATTTSDYLVQRLYDWGVRRVYGYPGDGINGVMAALRKQVERVEFIQARHEEEAAFLACAHAKFTGEVGICIATSGPGAIHLLNGLYDAKLDHQPVVAIVGQQGTTALGSDYQQEVDLISLFKDVAHHYVHMASDPSQIRHLIDRAIRIALAERTVTCVILPDNVQEMEAVESPERKHGTTFTGLGFSRPDVTPARDDLARAAEVLNAGKKVAMLVGAGALGASDEVAIAADILGAGVAKALLGKAVVPDDLPFVTGSIGLLGTKPSWEMMMECDTLLMVGSGFPYSEFLPKEGQARGVQIDISPRMLGLRYPMEVNLQGDSLLTLRALIPLLERKSDRGWRQGIEKNVREWWEIMQARAMLSANPINPQRLFWELSSRLPDNCILTCDSGSAANWYARDVRIRSGMMASLSGGLATMCPGVPYATAAKINHPDRTVVAMVGDGAMQMLGINGLVTISKNWKSWSNPRLAILVLDNKDLNQVTWEQRVMSGDRKFSGSQDIPPFPYARYAEMLGLQGIELDDPQLIGAAWDHALNADRPVVIDAHCDPDVPPLPPHITFEQAKGFMFSLAKGDPNLGGIISQSVKQMMSTLLPRREE, encoded by the coding sequence ATGGCAACGACAACGAGCGATTACCTGGTGCAGCGGCTTTACGATTGGGGGGTGCGGCGGGTGTACGGCTATCCTGGCGACGGGATCAACGGCGTCATGGCCGCTCTGCGCAAGCAGGTGGAGCGCGTCGAGTTCATCCAGGCGCGCCACGAGGAGGAGGCGGCCTTCCTCGCCTGCGCCCATGCCAAGTTCACCGGCGAGGTCGGGATCTGCATCGCGACTTCCGGACCGGGCGCCATACATCTCTTAAACGGCCTCTATGACGCGAAACTCGACCACCAGCCGGTGGTGGCAATCGTGGGGCAGCAGGGGACCACGGCGCTGGGGTCCGATTACCAGCAGGAGGTTGACCTCATCTCGCTTTTCAAGGACGTCGCGCACCACTACGTGCACATGGCGAGCGATCCTTCCCAGATCCGCCACCTGATCGACCGGGCCATCCGGATCGCCCTCGCGGAGCGGACCGTGACCTGCGTCATCCTCCCCGACAACGTGCAGGAGATGGAGGCGGTGGAGTCGCCGGAGCGAAAACACGGCACCACCTTCACCGGCCTTGGCTTCAGCCGGCCCGACGTGACGCCTGCGCGCGACGACCTGGCACGGGCGGCGGAGGTCTTGAACGCGGGCAAGAAAGTCGCGATGCTGGTAGGCGCCGGGGCGCTGGGCGCTTCGGACGAAGTTGCCATCGCCGCCGACATCCTCGGTGCCGGAGTCGCCAAGGCGCTCCTAGGCAAAGCGGTCGTCCCGGACGATCTCCCCTTCGTCACAGGCTCCATCGGGCTTTTGGGTACGAAGCCCAGCTGGGAGATGATGATGGAGTGCGACACGCTCCTCATGGTCGGCAGCGGCTTCCCGTACTCCGAGTTCCTCCCCAAGGAAGGGCAGGCGCGCGGCGTGCAAATCGACATCAGCCCGCGCATGCTGGGGCTGCGCTACCCCATGGAGGTGAACCTGCAGGGGGATAGTCTCCTTACCCTGAGGGCGCTGATTCCGCTATTGGAAAGAAAAAGCGACCGCGGCTGGCGGCAGGGGATAGAGAAGAACGTCCGCGAGTGGTGGGAGATCATGCAGGCGCGCGCCATGCTCTCGGCCAACCCGATCAACCCGCAGCGCCTTTTCTGGGAGCTCTCCTCGCGCCTCCCCGACAACTGCATCCTCACCTGCGACTCGGGCTCGGCGGCCAACTGGTACGCCCGCGACGTTCGCATCCGCTCGGGAATGATGGCGTCTCTGTCCGGCGGGCTCGCCACCATGTGCCCCGGCGTCCCCTATGCGACGGCGGCGAAGATAAACCACCCGGACCGCACGGTCGTCGCCATGGTGGGAGACGGCGCCATGCAGATGCTCGGCATCAACGGGCTCGTCACCATCTCCAAGAACTGGAAGAGCTGGAGCAACCCGCGCCTGGCGATCCTGGTTCTGGACAACAAGGACCTGAACCAGGTTACCTGGGAGCAGCGGGTCATGAGCGGCGACCGCAAGTTCAGCGGCTCCCAGGACATCCCTCCCTTCCCGTACGCGCGCTACGCGGAGATGCTGGGGTTGCAGGGGATCGAGCTGGACGACCCGCAACTGATCGGGGCCGCCTGGGATCACGCACTGAACGCGGACCGGCCGGTGGTTATCGACGCGCATTGCGACCCGGACGTGCCGCCCCTTCCTCCGCACATCACCTTCGAGCAGGCCAAGGGCTTCATGTTCTCCCTGGCCAAGGGGGACCCCAACCTAGGCGGCATCATCAGCCAATCGGTGAAGCAGATGATGTCGACCCTGCTGCCGCGAAGAGAAGAGTAG
- a CDS encoding enolase C-terminal domain-like protein encodes MAADAKIEQVEAQAYRIPTEDPESDGSYRWTSTTLVTVHIQGGGARGFGYSYADAAAATLITGKLAQIISGRNPVDIPCCWRLMLDGVRNLGEPGIAMLAISAVDAALWDLKGKLLELSVVDLLGVAREAVTAAGVSWFEEPVVHHDLEGLRILRDRTPAGMEIAAGEYGFTLPYFRRMLQAGAVDVLQADATRCGITGFLQAATLCESHHLQLSAHCAPSLHIHPCCAAPTLRHLEYFHDHARIESMLFDGFIQPVEGKLAPDRSRPGLGIELREGEASHFRF; translated from the coding sequence ATGGCAGCGGATGCGAAGATAGAGCAGGTTGAAGCGCAGGCCTACAGGATCCCGACCGAAGACCCGGAAAGCGACGGAAGTTACCGCTGGACCTCGACCACTCTCGTAACGGTGCATATTCAGGGCGGCGGCGCGCGAGGGTTCGGCTACAGTTACGCCGACGCAGCCGCCGCTACCCTGATTACCGGCAAGCTCGCCCAGATCATCAGCGGCCGAAACCCCGTCGATATCCCCTGCTGCTGGCGCTTGATGCTGGATGGGGTCAGGAACCTGGGCGAGCCGGGAATAGCCATGCTCGCCATATCCGCAGTGGATGCGGCGCTTTGGGACCTGAAGGGGAAGCTCCTGGAGCTTTCCGTAGTGGACCTCCTGGGGGTGGCACGGGAGGCGGTAACGGCCGCCGGCGTTTCCTGGTTCGAGGAGCCGGTGGTCCATCACGACTTGGAGGGGCTCAGGATCTTGCGGGACCGGACCCCGGCAGGCATGGAGATCGCAGCGGGAGAGTACGGCTTCACCCTCCCGTACTTTCGCCGCATGTTACAAGCGGGCGCAGTCGACGTGCTGCAGGCGGACGCCACGCGCTGCGGCATCACCGGTTTTCTCCAGGCTGCGACCCTCTGCGAAAGTCATCACCTACAACTTTCGGCGCATTGCGCCCCCTCGCTGCACATCCACCCCTGCTGCGCCGCTCCGACCCTGCGGCACCTGGAATACTTCCACGACCACGCAAGGATCGAGAGCATGCTCTTCGACGGCTTCATTCAGCCGGTTGAGGGGAAGCTCGCGCCAGACCGCAGCCGTCCCGGCCTCGGTATCGAACTGCGGGAGGGAGAAGCCAGCCACTTCAGGTTCTGA